Proteins encoded in a region of the Cytobacillus pseudoceanisediminis genome:
- a CDS encoding lmo0954 family membrane protein produces the protein MKKLGLLIAGGIAAMVLVSNLGPIVGLAVSAAILYFVFKQFIKAESTMAKIGYGIIGFIALMATASNFPAILGLAAAYVLYLVYKKWNDSSSSAVEEENDPFANFEKQWADLNRN, from the coding sequence ATGAAAAAACTTGGATTACTGATAGCAGGTGGAATTGCAGCCATGGTGCTGGTTTCAAATCTTGGACCAATAGTGGGTCTGGCAGTAAGCGCGGCGATTCTATACTTTGTGTTTAAACAATTTATAAAAGCAGAAAGCACGATGGCAAAAATCGGCTATGGAATCATCGGGTTCATCGCTTTGATGGCAACCGCTTCCAACTTCCCGGCAATTTTAGGGCTTGCAGCTGCATATGTTCTATATCTGGTATATAAAAAATGGAACGATTCAAGCTCAAGTGCAGTGGAAGAGGAAAATGACCCTTTTGCTAACTTTGAAAAGCAATGGGCGGATTTAAACAGAAACTAA